A DNA window from Hordeum vulgare subsp. vulgare chromosome 1H, MorexV3_pseudomolecules_assembly, whole genome shotgun sequence contains the following coding sequences:
- the LOC123395039 gene encoding uncharacterized protein LOC123395039, giving the protein MRKKAQEEKMMAKNKASSDSTAANSLTTTTTCSASTPTATSSTTDAPQTSMGDEAEEEASTSATEEKKAEVVQYCYAVDMDQLWNDIAASERYPDMMMSWGAAGHAAVAAPALEPSSPVWDLCEQDYYSLWRIDDQEYYNKIDQHALN; this is encoded by the coding sequence ATGAGGAAGAAGGCCCAGGAGGAGAAGATGATGGCCAAGAACAAGGCCTCCTCCGACTCCACCGCCGCCAACTcgctgacgacgacgacgacctgcTCGGCATCCacccccacggccacctcctcgaccaccgacGCGCCGCAGACTAGCATGGGCGACGAGGCCGAGGAGGAGGCCTCCACGTCGGCGACCGAGGAGAAGAAGGCGGAGGTGGTGCAGTACTGCTACGCTGTGGACATGGATCAGCTCTGGAACGACATCGCCGCGTCGGAGAGGTacccggacatgatgatgagctgGGGCGCGGCCGgtcacgccgccgtcgccgcccctgctCTGGAGCCCTCGTCGCCGGTGTGGGACTTGTGCGAGCAGGATTACTACTCCCTCTGGCGGATCGACGACCAAGAGTACTACAACAAGATCGATCAACACGCTCTGAATTGA